One window from the genome of Nicotiana tomentosiformis chromosome 5, ASM39032v3, whole genome shotgun sequence encodes:
- the LOC138891591 gene encoding 5-epiaristolochene 1,3-dihydroxylase-like gives MQFFSLVSIFLFLSFLFLLRKWKNSNSQSKKLPPGPWKIPILGSMLHMIGGEPHHVLRDLAKKYGPLMHLQLGEISAVVVTSREMAKEVLKTHDMVFASRPKIVAMDIICYNQSDIAFSPYGDQWRQMRKICVMELLNAKNVRSFSSIRRDEVVRLIDSIRSDSSSGELVNFTQRIIWFASSMTCRSAFGQVLKGQDIFAKKIREVIGLAEGFDVVDIFPSYKFLHVLSGMKRKLLNAHLKVDAIVEDVINEHKKNLAAGKSNGALGGEDLIDVLLRLKNDTSLQFPITNNNIKAVIVDMFAAGTETSSTTTVWAMAEMMKNPSVFTKAQAEVREAFRDKVSFDENDVEELKYLKLVIKETLRLHPPSPLLVPRECREDTDINGYTIPAKTKVMVNVWALGRDPKYWDDAESFKPERFEQCSMDFFGNNFEFLPFGGGRRICPGMSFGLANLYLPLAQLLYHFDWKLPTGIKPRDLDLTELSGITIARKGDLYLNATPYQPYPE, from the exons ATGCAATTCTTCAGCTTGGTTTCCATTTTCCTATTCCTATCTTTCCTATTTTTGTTGAGGAAATGGAAGAACTCTAATAGCCAAAGCAAAAAATTGCCACCAGGTCCATGGAAAATACCAATACTAGGAAGTATGCTTCATATGATTGGTGGAGAACCACACCATGTCCTTAGAGATTTAGCCAAAAAATATGGACCACTTATGCACCTTCAGTTAGGTGAAATTTCTGCAGTTGTGGTTACTTCTAGGGAGATGGCAAAAGAAGTACTAAAAACTCATGACATGGTTTTTGCATCTAGGCCTAAAATTGTAGCCATGGACATTATCTGTTATAACCAGTCCGACATTGCCTTTAGCCCTTATGGCGACCAGTGGAGACAAATGCGTAAAATTTGTGTCATGGAACTTCTCAATGCAAAGAATGTTCGGTCCTTCAGCTCGATCAGACGTGATGAAGTCGTTCGTCTCATTGACTCTATCCGGTCAGATTCTTCTTCTGGTGAGCTAGTTAATTTTACGCAGAGGATCATTTGGTTTGCAAGCTCCATGACGTGTAGATCAGCATTTGGGCAAGTACTCAAGGGGCAAGATATATTTGCAAAAAAGATCAGAGAAGTAATAGGATTAGCAGAAGGCTTTGATGTGGTAGACATCTTCCCTTCATACAAGTTTCTTCATGTTCTCAGTGGAATGAAGCGTAAACTTCTGAATGCCCACCTTAAGGTAGATGCCATTGTTGAGGATGTCATCAACGAGCACAAGAAAAATCTTGCAGCTGGCAAGAGTAATGGTGCATTAGGAGGTGAAGATCTAATTGATGTCCTACTAAGACTTAAGAATGATACAAGTCTTCAATTTCCCATCAccaacaacaatatcaaagctGTTATTGTT GACATGTTTGCTGCCGGAACGGAAACTTCATCAACAACAACTGTATGGGCTATGGCTGAAATGATGAAGAATCCAAGTGTATTCACCAAAGCTCAAGCAGAAGTGCGAGAAGCCTTTAGGGACAAAGTATCTTTTGATGAAAACGATGTGGAGGAGCTGAAATACTTAAAGTTAGTCATTAAAGAAACTTTGAGACTTCATCCACCCTCTCCACTTTTGGTCCCAAGAGAATGCAGGGAAGACACAGATATAAACGGCTACACTATTCCTGCGAAGACCAAAGTTATGGTTAATGTTTGGGCATTGGGAAGAGATCCAAAATATTGGGATGACGCCGAAAGCTTTAAGCCAGAGAGATTTGAGCAATGCTCTATGGATTTTTTTGGTAATAATTTTGAGTTTCTTCCCTTTGGTGGTGGACGGAGAATTTGTCCTGGAATGTCATTTGGTTTAGCTAATCTTTACTTGCCATTGGCCCAATTGCTGTATCACTTCGACTGGAAACTCCCAACTGGAATCAAGCCAAGAGACTTGGACTTGACTGAATTATCTGGAATAACTATTGCTAGAAAGGGTGACCTTTACTTAAATGCCACTCCTTATCAACCTTATCCAGAGTAA